The Anguilla rostrata isolate EN2019 chromosome 1, ASM1855537v3, whole genome shotgun sequence nucleotide sequence TGAGCTCTttctccccgcccctcccctcctctctctctctcccctcccctcccctcccttcccctccccaggTGAAGGCCGGTGCAGGTGAGGTGGCCATATTCGGCGCCGCCTCAGAGCTCTTCAGTAAGAAGAACATTAACTGCTCCGTGGAGGAGAGCCTGCAGCGCTTTGAGGAGGTCACCAGGGCGGCGAGAGAGGCCGGTGTACCCGTGCGAGGGTGAGGGGAAGGGGCTGGCTCatctggggggtgggaggggctggctCAgtctgggggtggaggggctaGCTCAgtctgggggtgggagggctaGCTCAgtctggggtgggaggggctggctcagtctgggggtgggaggggctagcTCAgtctgggggtgggagggctgGCTCAgtctgggggtgggaggggctggctcagtgtggggggtgggaggggctgctTAGTctgggggatgggaggggctGGCTCAgtctgggtgggtgggagggctAGCTCAgtctgggggtgggaggggctagcTCAgtctgggtgggtgggaggggctagcTCAGTctggggggtggtgaggggctAGCTCAgtctggggggtgggaggggctggctcagtctgggggtgggaggggctagcTCATTGAAGGTGGGAGGGCTAGCTCAGTCTGGGGGTGGGATGGGCTGGCTCAgtctgggggtgggaggggctagcTGTGAggatgtgggaggggctagCTCAgtctggggggtgggaggggctagcTGTGaggatgtgggaggggctggctCAGTctgggggatgggaggggctAGCTGTGAggatgtgggaggggctagCTCAGTctgggggagtgggaggggctggctCAGTctgggggagtgggaggggcttttGTCACTTGATTTGTCACTTCTGGGgcatataaccacaatttgaatccagttggCCGGACCTTTAAAAATATACCCCTCCTGTTTTATTCCTGAGGAAGCATGTTTGTTAGCATGTTTAGTAGCATATTTTTTAGCATATTCCTGAGCATATTTGGTGTGTTGACTTCCTTCTCACAGGTATGTTTCCTGTGTGCTGGGGTGCCCTTATGAAGGACAGGTATCTCCGGAAAAGGTGGCTcaggtgtgtttctctgtaaataaaataaaacagtcaaaTGGCGGACGTGCAGCTTGCTTTGCAGGTGGCACTGAGGTGTAAAACCCTTTAAAAAGGGGCTGTTAAAATTGCATTATATcggaaatacacacaagcaaaaaCGTGTTAGAAGTGCTGCCCACTGCTGCCCCCAGGTGGCGAAGCGGCTGTACTCCATGGGTTGCTATGAGATCTCCCTTGGCGACACCATCGGCGTGGGAACCCCGGGGAGCATGTGCCGGATGCTGGAGGCGGTGAGCCGGGAGGTGCCGGTCCACGCCCTGGCTGTGCACTGCCACGACACCTACGGACAGGCGCTCGCCAACATCCTGGTCGCCCTGCAGGTGGGTAACCACGGCAACCGCCTCCGCAGCTCTGCTGCACTgggagtactgtgtgtgtgtgtgtgtgtatattaaaaatgtactctgttgatgatgggtgtgtgtgtgtgtgtattaaagcTGTGCTCTGTTGcagatgggggtgtgtgtggtggactCCTCCGTcgctgggttgggggggtgtcCGTACGCTCAGGGGGCATCGGGGAACGTGGCCACAGAGGATGTGGTGTACATGCTACAGCTGGCACCTGGGGCACTACACGTGCCGCAGACTACCGCTGCACGCTACACGCTGCACACTACACGCTGCACACTACACGCTGCACGCTACACGCTGCACACTACACGCTGCACATGACTACACGCTGCACACTACACGCTgcacgctacacgctacacactacccgctacacgctacacactATACGCTGCACGCTACACGCTACGCTGCACGCTACACGCTGCACGCTACTAGCTGCACACTACACGCTCACCTACCTCTCCACCTTCCTGCCCTACTGCATACACgcaccccacctccctccctctctgcaccATCCTCctcccatctttctctctctctctacaccaaCCACtcccttttcttctctcttctgtcCTACCCTTGTCTcactctccatctttctctctttcaccgtctctcaccttctctctctcctccaccaccctatctgccccctccctctctctctctccctctatgcCATGTCTACAGCAgcagtaattcattttttactaACTGACTGTTACCATTTCATTATCCctgccttctctttctcccccctctcccccccctccccctctcccccctctccccaccccccccctctctctctctctctctcccccctctctctctcagggggtAGACCTGGCTAAGCTGATGGACGCTGGAGCGTTTATCTGTCAGACACTGAACCGGAGGACCAGCTCTAAGGTGGCCCAAGCATCCTGCAAACTCTGAGCAGCCAGCAGGGGACGCTGTTTCCTGGCCCTTAGGCCTTTTTACACTCCACATTGCACTTGGGGCATGCAGCTGAAGATATTATTGTATTTCCTATCAAGATACTGTGACCCCCTAGAGATTTGGTTATGGCTGgtgtcatatttatttacaactgAGCATTAATCAGAAGTCATGCAGGTCTGGATTGTGTTTTGACTGATTGTGACTGAATCCCTAACCATTCTGAATCATTAAGAGCATATTGCGGCAGATTTAGAGACCGAGTGAAAGACTCTGCAACTGCAGATGAATATTCACCAGTCAGGACCTGGCCttgaatgttcagtgttaaaacaGCAGAAATGGTGTgaaatgaagtgtgtgtgttgtcctgGAAGTGGAGTTGGAACACCCCAATGGAAACGGTGCCTTAGATTCATCATCTCTTACACTGGGTTTGAACTCTGACCTCTTGCACAGgtaatttttataataattaaaagggTTTGTGGTCTCTCTCAgtcatatgtgtgagtgtggcgGTGCTGCCACTGTGATTATGGGGCATTCTTAATAATTCTTAATTTTTCTTCAAATCTCAAGTTTTTGTCCATCTTGCAAGATGAAAGAATCATGCATAAGACGTTGTAATTAAAGAAGAAACCAGCGTCATCCCGTATTTTTAATAGACATAAGAAAGGTATTTCATGTATTACATACtttataatgtatgtatgtttaaaCTGATCTATGGAGAGTTCTTCTGGATCTGCGGAGGCATTGTCGCCCCTGCGCTGCTGTATTAAGTTTGTCCGCTCAAACAGTGTGGCCCGGTACAACCACTAGGCTATGGCGAGGTTAAATACGACGTTTAAAaagatacatgttttttttttttttttttaacagtaattATGTTGAAATGCGCTTCTGTCAGGGTGTTTTTTGCTTGATGCAAATGG carries:
- the hmgcl gene encoding hydroxymethylglutaryl-CoA lyase, mitochondrial; amino-acid sequence: MTHDAQRFYHGVLLNMATLVMRLHRGVFLASAFSPRNIAWRSSSSAARAVGVSSVKPLPDRVKIVEVGPRDGLQNEKTIVPAEVKIRLIDMLSEAGLPVIEATSFVSPKWVPQMADQVEVMQGIHRRPGVIYPVLTPNLQGFQAAVKAGAGEVAIFGAASELFSKKNINCSVEESLQRFEEVTRAAREAGVPVRGYVSCVLGCPYEGQVSPEKVAQVAKRLYSMGCYEISLGDTIGVGTPGSMCRMLEAVSREVPVHALAVHCHDTYGQALANILVALQMGVCVVDSSVAGLGGCPYAQGASGNVATEDVVYMLQLAPGALHGVDLAKLMDAGAFICQTLNRRTSSKVAQASCKL